A window of the Cuculus canorus isolate bCucCan1 chromosome 3, bCucCan1.pri, whole genome shotgun sequence genome harbors these coding sequences:
- the LOC104060735 gene encoding L-threonine 3-dehydrogenase, mitochondrial: MPIVKTVSRAVSQLLQSSGCGCGISIVPIRCIGVSPRQVASDASFHSVSFSESDHPRVLITGGLGQLGVGLAKLLRKRFGKNNVILSDIRKPADNVFYSGPFIYADILDYKNLREIVVNNRITWLFHYSALLSAVGEANVPLARAVNITGLHNVLDIAAEHHLRLFVPSTIGAFGPTSPRDPTPDLCIQRPRTIYGVSKVHAELMGEYYHYRYGLDFRCLRYPGIISADSQPGGGTTDYAVQIFHDAMKTGKFQCNLKPDTRLPMMYIDDCLRATLEVMEAPAEALSMRTYNISAMSFTPEELVQEVQKHVPELQVTYSVDEVRQAIADSWPMNFDDRNARRDWGWKHDYDLPELVTTMFSFLGSDSRIAQAN; the protein is encoded by the exons ATGCCAATTGTCAAAACTGTGAGCAGAGCTGTcagccagctgctgcagagctctggtTGTGGATGTGGGATTTCCATCGTGCCAATTCGATGCATTGGAGTCTCACCCCGCCAGGTTGCCTCCGATGCTAGCTTTCACTCGGTTTCTTTTTCCGAGTCTGATCATCCTCGGGTGCTAATTACAG GTGGCCTTGGCCAGCTTGGAGTGGGACTTGCTAAACTTTTGAG GAAACGCTTTGGAAAGAACAACGTGATCTTGTCTGACATTAGAAAGCCTGCGGATAATGTTTTTTATAGCG GTCCTTTTATCTATGCGGATATCTTGGACTACAAGAATTTACGTGAGATAGTGGTGAATAATCGGATAACTTGGCTGTTCCACTACAGCGCTTTGCTCAGTGCTGTTGGAGAAGCAAATGTCCCTTTAGCCAGAGCTGTAAATATTACTG GTTTACACAATGTTCTGGATATTGCAGCTGAGCATCATTTGAGACTCTTTGTTCCAAGCACTATTGGAGCTTTTGGACCCACTTCGCCTCGAGATCCAACTCCTGATCTGTGCATTCAGAGACCGAGGACAATCTATGGAGTCTCCAAGGTTCACGCTGAGCTCATGGGAGAA TACTACCATTACCGGTACGGCCTAGACTTCCGCTGCCTGAGGTATCCAGGAATTATATCTGCTGACTCTCAGCCTGGTGGGGGAACAACAG ATTATGCTGTCCAGATTTTCCATGATGCCATGAAGACTGGCAAATTTCAATGCAACCTAAAACCAGACACTCGACTCCCTATGATGTATATTGATGACTGTCTGAGAGCGACTCTAGAGGTCATGGAGGCCCCTGCAGAGGCCCTGAGCATGAGGACATACAACATCAGTGCCATGAGCTTCACTCCAGAAGAGCTGGTGCAGGAGGTGCAGAAGCATGTTCCAGAGCTCCAGGTGACCTACAGTGTGGATGAAGTCAGGCAAGCCATAG CTGACAGCTGGCCAATGAACTTTGATGACAGGAATGCCCGAAGGGATTGGGGTTGGAAACATGATTATGATCTCCCTGAGTTGGTGACTACGATGTTCAGCTTCCTTGGGTCTGACTCCAGGATTGCTCAAGCTAACTGA